In the genome of Drosophila kikkawai strain 14028-0561.14 chromosome 2R, DkikHiC1v2, whole genome shotgun sequence, the window CGAAACCCGTCTGCGTTGCACTGATCTTATCGTGCTAGGTCTCCCCTGGAAGACAACCGAGGAGAGCCTGCGGGAATACTTTGAGAGCTATGGCGAGGTGCTGATGGCTCAGATCAAAAAGGACGGCAAATCCGGTCAGTCCAAAGGCTTCGGATTCGTGCGCTTTGGGTCTTACGATGCCCAGATGCGCGTCCTGTCTAATCGGCATCTAATCGATGGCCGTTGGTGCGAGGTCAAGGTGCCCAACTCCAAGGTGAGACGTATAACATTACAATCTGTTTTTCGATCAAGCTAACCATGTTCGTGTTCCAGGGAATGGGCCATCAGGTGCCATGCAAAGTGTTCGTTGGCCGCTGCACAGAGGACATAAATTCCGATGACTTGCGGGAGTATTTCTCCAAATTCGGCGAGGTTACGGACGTCTTCATACCCCGTCCCTTCCGAGCCTTTAGTTTTGTCACATTTCTCGATCCCGACGTGGCGCAGTCTCTGTGCGGCGAAGATCACATAATCAAAGGTAAGAGAGGGGTTGCCTTGGCAAGATAAGATCCCATTAATCAACGTCTTTGTGTATCCCTTAGGCGTTTCGGTTCATGTGTCGAATGCTGCCCCAAAGGCCGAGCAGAATAGAAACCAGCAGGGCCAGAGCTACAATTACAACTCGGCCAACGGCTTCGGCATGCCCGCTTACCATCCGCAGGGCGGCAGCCACATGAATCCAGGCCGAAACGGACACCACAGAGGTAATAACCAACACAGTGCACACGGAGGTGGTGACAACTCGATCGTCGCCAATAGCCACGGCAGTCACGTTGGCAGTGCCGGTTATGGCATGGGCGGCAATAATTATGGTGGAAATTCGGGCGGGGGCTATCATAACAATGGCAGCAATCACTCTAGTGGCGGGAACGTGAACCGCCAGGACGGTAGCACCACCTATAATAGGCAGGCGAATTTTCACGGAATGAACCAGCCGCACAACGGCAACGTGGGCGGCAACGGAGGCTGGATGAATCGCGGCCACCTCGACATGCCCAATCTGCAGGCGCTGGGCATTAATTCGCAGGGATCCAGCTCCTCGAACCAGGGCCAAAACATGAACAACCCGTCGATGCTTAATTTAAACTCATTGCCGATCAACCCAGCGCTGGTTGCTGCTGCCCTCAATCAGTGGAGCCTTGTCGGCAATCAGCTACAGAATCAAAACCAGGACCAGCAGGCAAGCCTCACCACCACTTATCAATGtttcaaacaaaaaactcTTTCAGTTACTTTGCAGGGCGGCAATTTTTTATCGTGGATGGCCCAAAACGGTGGCCACAAcgccaataacaacaacagcaactttGGCGGCCGTAAGGGATCAAATAATCCGAATAACCCCGGAGCCGGGGGCATTAACAAAGCCGACAACTCGGGCTGCAATGACCCGCAACAGGTTagtagttatattttttatatttcttatccgAGTTAATTAACTTATTCTGATGTTGCAGAATGGAAATTCAGGCTGGTCGAATCAGAGCAGCGGCTCGCAAAACTCTGTGGAAAAGTCAAACTTTCTTTAAAGCTGCGATACCAGTGCGATTTGGTACCAACTTATTACGATGTAACGAGTGTGTTTAAGAATCTATACCACTTTGATTTAACCAAAATCCTTCTGTAGCttacttaaataattatgtaCGCTCTACACTTGAACAAAATGGCTAATTGTAGgtatttaataatatgtaCTTGAAATTTTTGATATGTTGTAAGTTCGAGAATGGCGGCGTTAACACTTTAAACCAATATTACACATATATATCGGTGGAGCCCAGTTAATTATAATCAAAAATGCATGTAAAGTggtcaaaaggtttgagtacAAAGTGTACTATTACTTTTGATTGCCACTGTACCTGGCTTATGAAGAAGAAATAACTGAAGGTGCGCTGGAAACCGAAAGGGCCATGATTGGTTAACAAAAATTGTACAATTTATAGATCCCGCTGGGAAATAAAATATGCGCCAAAGCTCAATTTATCgacttgtttttattatttttatgtggGATCTGCAACAATTTTCCTAcgaattatattaattatattattattttataatttgtattaaaaacaCTTGTAATTGTTACGATCCCTGGTCTGTTGGGTGCCCCTACTCGTTGCTTTGACAGCTTAAAGTGTACTCGTTGGAAATATAatcatataaacaaaataaaaatggatAATCCATAgaatccttttttattttatattttaaatcaaaacaaaatatatatatataatgctCTGCAACGATAAAAATCAAAAGTTATCGTTGATAACTTATCGCTTTGTTAATCGAAAGTGCTTTTTCTCATAAGGGGAACTCTTTTATTGCATTTGAATACATTGAACAAAGTTCGTAGAAGCTTTACAGCAAAGAAATTggcttatttaattaaaaatatgtcatcaaaacatttttatttatttttaccatGTAATGGAATTTTATAAAACAGGGGATTTACCAACAAAGTGTGTTTATGACGCGCTCGAATACCCCTAACCAGAACGTTTGAACGATGAAAATACAACCCTGTGCTTCAAATTCAAGTTTTCATACGAAATTTTCCCACCAACTGCAGTAACGAGttggtttctttttctattttttgtttttttaagaagGTGGACAGCTTGCAGACTATGCAGATATGAATCAAGTAATCCAGGAAAAGTTTATTCCGCAGCAGTTGCTGCATTTCCTGGCAGGACGGCGTTGCTGCCAGCAATTCGCGTGCACTTATCGGCCCAGCGAGCACGAGGCGTTCGTAGCGCAGTCCCGGGCTTATGGCCTGCGCTCCCAGATTGTGTACAACAATGGCCAGAATTACATCAAGGTGTTTAAGCAGGCGTGCCACCACTATATGGAGCAGCCCAAGGCCTTGTCCCTGTCGTCCTCCAGCATAATGAATATGTTCACGATGCTGAGCCGAACAGCGCTTCTGAACAGGGAGGATCTGGAGCTGTCCGATCTGACTGGCCAGCGACCAACTTGGCGCTCGATTCATCTCCCACTGCCGCCCATCCGTCCTCAAACGGCCTACTTCAAGACTGAAGGCCAGCGCGTCTTCCTCCAGAGCTTCCCGGGACACCTTCACTACGACGAGATCCTGAAGCTGATCTACGCCAATCGGGTAATCGTCTTTGATGCCGATCGTTCGTGGGACAAGTCAGTGTTTTTGCCGCTCCTGATCCTGGATGATTGCGGGAACAAAAAGTCGCACGTCAGGATCATGTGCATCGAGAAGGACAGCGTTGTGGCGATGCACAACAGTCAGCGCATGGCGGCCAACTATTTTGGCGAGGAGGTGGGCGAGTCGGTGGGCATCCAGCTGCCCTACTCCAACATGGTGGGCTCCAGGACGCACATTGTCTTTTCGACGGCTCAGTACTTTCTGCGCGCCGTCGCCACCCTGAAGTTCAAGGACATCAGCCACGTGGTTGTCAACGACGTGCATCTGCATGATCCCTACACCGACATTCTGCTGACCGAGCTGCGGGATGCCTTGAATAAGAAACCAAACTTGAGGGTGGTGCTGCTTTCCCAAACGGACAACTTAAAGCAGTTCACCGCATTCTTTGGCGAAGGCGCCGAAGTGAATATGAAACGCCACCAGCCGTCGAGGACGCGCATCGCCCATTTGGACGACATACACAGTAGCATTGCCTTAGCTGGGATTCACAAGGGACCGGATATATACAAGGAGATCCCGGAGATTTTCCGCACCAAGAGCCAGCGCAACGAACAGATGGACAATTGTCTGCAGGCCTACGAGGATCTGGGCACCGATGCCGCCATTCGTCCCTTTTTGTATGCCATCAACTATGACTTGGTGCCGGTGAACTACCGCCATTCCGTGAACGGCAAGACCGCCGCCCTCATAGCCTCCGACCTGAACAACGCCAATCATCTTCGTTTGCTGCTCTTCATGGGCGCCGATCCCTATATCATGGACACGCAGCAACAGAATGCCATCtccctggccgcctccaagGGCAACCACGAGTGCATAGATGTCCTGAACAACTATAGCCTCCATGGCTACGTGGTCAAGAATGCCAAGCCGGAGTTTGTGGACTACGATCTCATAATTGACATCATGTATTTGCTGCGCACCAAGCCAGAGTTTACACCGGGTGAGTACCGCGGGGGCGTTCCAGGATTATAGGATTAGGTTAGGTTTTCAAATTAGCTTTCCCGGGCTTTGGCTGAGGCTATCATATCTAGAGGCGTCGTCGTGTCGTCGTGACTCTTTCGCCAAGCTCAAAAAGCGATTAATCGCGGAAGTCCTATCGGTTGGCATCGCTATCGATTGGTATCGCTTGGCAATTGggcattgttttttttacatataGAAACACCACCAAGATGAGCACGTACCTTCAGAGCAGCGAGGGCAAGTTCATTCCGGCCACCAAGCGCCCGGACGGCACCTGGCGCAAGGCGCGCCGCGTCAAGGACGGATATGTGCCGCAGGAGGAGGTGCCTCTGTACGAGAGCAAGGGCAAGCAGTTTGTGGCCCAACGGCAGACCGGCGGAGTGCCGCCTGGCATGTGCCCCCTTGTGGCCGCCGAGGCCAAGAAGGAACGCGAGAAGCAGGAGCGCAGCAAGGccaagaagcagcagcagcagggaaaCAATCCCAAGGCACCGACGCCCGGCGTTCTGGTCTTGCCCCAGTCCAGCACGTGCCAGCAGCCctctggcagcagcagcaaggagGTCAACGCGGTGACCAAGGCCCTGGGCGATACTCTGAGACTGGAGGAAGGAGCCCAGGAGCTGGATGCCAACAAGCAGTTGAAAAAGCTGCGCAAGAAGATTCACGAAATCGAACTAATCGAGAGCAGGATCCAGGCCGGCGAGCAGAAGAAGCTGGACAAGGACCAGCTGGACAAGGTGAAAAAGAAGAGCGATATCCTGCGGCAGATCAAGGCTTTGGAGAGCGAAAAGCGCTCCTCGTAGCCCTGAGTCCCAAAAGCAAATCAGCTCCTGCTATACACCGCACTCCTCCTGCTCTCACCTCACTGACCAGATGTCgagaaacaacaaacaaacaaacaattgCACGCATACATATATCTCTGTTGAAtagttatattagtttttagcaGAATAAGATGTCAAGGCCATTTAGTAATACCAAtatctattattattaatgtGTGCGTCTGTCCCAACACCCAGAAGGGTTTGCCGaatgtttatttatgtatagGAAACTTTGTAAATcagatttaataaattaaaaaccactACTCCAGCAGCTTTTGATCGAGAGGGTTGCCCCGAGTTAAATCAAGGATTTGCTTTTATGTCTTCCAGGCAACATTCTCATCGTTTTGCCCACCTACTACCACATCGTCAAGCTGAACTACATGCTGATGAGTCACAGCCTCACTGGCAACCTGCAGGAGCTGTCCATTTTTCTGCTGCACGAGAACATTAAGATGGAGTACATTGAGGCCTTGGTCAAGTCCCGAAGCCCCGACACCGTCAAGGTCGTGCTCACCACGGACATCATCGAATCGATGCCGCTGCAGGAGGTGCCCTTCAAGTATCTGATAGATACCGCCTGTCGGCTGAACAAGGTCTATGATAGCAGCGTCTACGGTGTGGACGATCGCTACGAATGGGTGTCCAAAGATTGCCTGATGCGCAGGGAGTTGATTTTGGACATAAAGGGTTAGTTGAAAAGTTACCCATATTTAGGAGGATTAAATCAGTAAGTCTTGTTTCAGCTCCCGATGCCCAGTGCTTCCGTTTGATATCCAAGGAGGCGTTCAATGCGCTGCCCGAGACCAGCAAGCCGCGACTGCAGACCATGCAGCTGGACAAGATCTGCTTGGCCGTTAAGTTGCTGTCGCCGAACATGATCATCAGTGAATATCTGAGCTTCACCAtctcgccgccgccgctgataAATGTGCACCATGCCGTGCAGTTCCTCAAGAAAATCGACGTTCTGGACGAAGTTGAGGAAATCACCTGGCTGGGCTGTCGGCTGCAGGACATTCCGCTGCCCTGCCAGCTCGGTCGCTTGCTTATCTTTGGCATCCTGCTGCAGTGCCTCGATCCCATACTGACCATTGTCAGTTCACTGACCACGGCGGATCCGTTGGGGATACCGTTTAACGAGGACATCGATCACCTGTGGGACAGATTCACCATTTACATTCAGAACCGCATCAAGAACGAACGCTCTCGGCTGGCCGACAATCAGTTCTCCGATCACTTCATCTTCCTGCGCCTGTTTCACGAGTGGCAGAGCAAGCTGAAGAACAAGATGCCGCCGCTGTATCTCACCGATGAGTACGACTTTGTGTTAAACGGTTTGATGGAACAGCTGAACTATACGCGCTCCGAAATCGTCAGTGCACTGCGCTCCACGAATCTGATCCATGGTCATGGTCAGCTGAGTATGGCGAGTCTCAATAAAATGTCCGAAAATTGGCATATTGTGAAGGCAGCGCTGACCGGCGGCATGTATCCCAATATCTGTGCCGTTGATCAAGGGAACAAGTGTCTTAAGTCGGCCATCTCGCCGAGCGTTCATCTGCACCCAAACACGGTGCTTCGTGACTTTCTGGAGCCCTTGAAAATCTCGGCTCTGAATTTTCGCACACCCTGGATTGTGTGCACCCGGCATAAGGATCACATTGTCTATGCCACCATGGTGGTGCCCCTGGCAGTGGCTCTGTTTTCTGGTAAGTCTTACAAATTGGAATCCCCCTTATTTACCTGTTATTGTATTCCCTCCCCCTTTAGGACCTCCCCGTCTCCGGCTTTCCCAAGTGTGCGATAGCCAGTCGAATGATCGCAATGCCCATCTGTTCATCGACGAGTGGATCTGGATGGTTATGCCCAAGCCTGTGGTCGAGTTGGTCATGAAGACGCGTCAGTTCTTCTTCAAAATGTACTACGAGCTGCTGAAGAACTGCTGCGATCAGGAGCTGTGGCGACGCGAGTCCGGGCCACCGGGATCGACTCATGCTGCTTTGGCTGATGCCATATCAAAGATCTTTGAGGCCGAAGAATCCTTCATTGGCTTCTCCAAGCCGCCGGCCATCAACTACCGACCGCTTGCCACCTTGCCGCCCATGTACTTGCTAACCGTCAATTCTCACTTCAGTTGGATACGGGAAGTCGACGAGAATCGTTCCTTGTGCAAGAACCAGGAACAGTTCTACACCCACATGGTCGAGCGGCAGTTCTTCATGCTCTACACCGAGGAGGACAGCGAGAGCTTCTACGGCAAAACCAGCAGTTGCTTCATTGAAAGCGTCCTCGGGAAGTTCGTACGACCGATTGAGACGCCCATCAGGCATATCTTTGTGATTTTGTACAGAAAGAATCCGGATGTTATGATCAGCGTTAGCCGGGCCAAAACCATAAATGGTGAATTCACCCTGAAGGAGTATTTTCGCAACTCGATTCCGGTGTATGAGATTCTGTGAGTGAGCAGGGATTTTACTAGTTGCTATACACATCTAATCGAAACTATGCCTTCCAGTGATGCATGTATTTCGTTAAAGGTTAATGTCCCCGTATTCGATGGTCGTTTGATGTCCTGTCTCATTGACAAGCGTGTTGGAAATCTGATTATGGATCTGTTTGCCTTTCGTCATCATTGGATCCACAAGCGCTAGCCACGGGGCTTTACTTTTATCTTAcccattttattttgtttcagcGTCACTGgaagtctttttttttcttgatgAATCCAACTTATGAagtattattatgtttaatgTGAATGCTGTATGgaatgtatattatttttactaaATGTTAGAGCTGTTTGCCAAGTAAAGGGACAATAAAAAGACAAGTCTGCATAGCATTTTCGAAAGCTTAAAGTATTgttaaattggtttaaaacGGGTCACTTTTTCAAAACTTGCTAAGCTAAGGTTagcttattaaattaaataccataaaaaacacataaaactTGACGAAACAAATATTACCATACCATACGTTCCCTTAATTAATCACCTCTCCTCCCACATTTAGCCTCAATTAAACTCACATAAGATAcactacaaaatattttcgtttaGTTAGGTACAGCGctgtatgtgtatgtatattttgtataaaaaatattcgaGATTAGTACAGAGATGGACACAGATCTACACAGAAATGCTTTATATGCTTAGCCTAAAGTGGTAAATTGAATTCAATGGCACCCGCAGGATTTCACAATCATGTTTCTATACTTTTTTAGGTTGACATTTTCGTCGTTCAGGTGATACAGCACCGGCAGTGCTCCCAGCCTGGTCGGTGCACAGCATGGCTTGGGCACCTTCTTGGGCTCCAGCAGGTGCACCAGCGTCTGGACGATCGCGTGATTTGTCGCGTTCATGTGAGCATTGAGTGGGAAATTGCACTCGCCGCTGCAGTAGAACGCCCCATAACCCTCTGGCGCTATGATCCAGTCGTGCCAGCCCAGGTCCTTGAAGTCAATGTACAGCGTTTGCATCTGGCAGCTGCGCGTGTTCTCCATGGGTGCGTCGAGGAGGGGAACGGTGTTCATCGACACGGACTTCTTGCGCTTGCGCGGATGTGTGGCGCTGCGCTTGGACCTGTGGTGACTGCTGTGGGCAGTCGCCTTGATCAGCTCGGGGCCGCGGAAGAAGCCAATCATGAAGGGTTGGTACTCGTCGTCCACCTTGCGATGGATTAGGCCGACATCGTCCAACTTTACCTCCCTATCGGGCCGGTTGACGGCATGCG includes:
- the Pym gene encoding partner of Y14 and mago, which translates into the protein MSTYLQSSEGKFIPATKRPDGTWRKARRVKDGYVPQEEVPLYESKGKQFVAQRQTGGVPPGMCPLVAAEAKKEREKQERSKAKKQQQQGNNPKAPTPGVLVLPQSSTCQQPSGSSSKEVNAVTKALGDTLRLEEGAQELDANKQLKKLRKKIHEIELIESRIQAGEQKKLDKDQLDKVKKKSDILRQIKALESEKRSS
- the bgcn gene encoding benign gonial cell neoplasm protein, with translation MNQVIQEKFIPQQLLHFLAGRRCCQQFACTYRPSEHEAFVAQSRAYGLRSQIVYNNGQNYIKVFKQACHHYMEQPKALSLSSSSIMNMFTMLSRTALLNREDLELSDLTGQRPTWRSIHLPLPPIRPQTAYFKTEGQRVFLQSFPGHLHYDEILKLIYANRVIVFDADRSWDKSVFLPLLILDDCGNKKSHVRIMCIEKDSVVAMHNSQRMAANYFGEEVGESVGIQLPYSNMVGSRTHIVFSTAQYFLRAVATLKFKDISHVVVNDVHLHDPYTDILLTELRDALNKKPNLRVVLLSQTDNLKQFTAFFGEGAEVNMKRHQPSRTRIAHLDDIHSSIALAGIHKGPDIYKEIPEIFRTKSQRNEQMDNCLQAYEDLGTDAAIRPFLYAINYDLVPVNYRHSVNGKTAALIASDLNNANHLRLLLFMGADPYIMDTQQQNAISLAASKGNHECIDVLNNYSLHGYVVKNAKPEFVDYDLIIDIMYLLRTKPEFTPGNILIVLPTYYHIVKLNYMLMSHSLTGNLQELSIFLLHENIKMEYIEALVKSRSPDTVKVVLTTDIIESMPLQEVPFKYLIDTACRLNKVYDSSVYGVDDRYEWVSKDCLMRRELILDIKAPDAQCFRLISKEAFNALPETSKPRLQTMQLDKICLAVKLLSPNMIISEYLSFTISPPPLINVHHAVQFLKKIDVLDEVEEITWLGCRLQDIPLPCQLGRLLIFGILLQCLDPILTIVSSLTTADPLGIPFNEDIDHLWDRFTIYIQNRIKNERSRLADNQFSDHFIFLRLFHEWQSKLKNKMPPLYLTDEYDFVLNGLMEQLNYTRSEIVSALRSTNLIHGHGQLSMASLNKMSENWHIVKAALTGGMYPNICAVDQGNKCLKSAISPSVHLHPNTVLRDFLEPLKISALNFRTPWIVCTRHKDHIVYATMVVPLAVALFSGPPRLRLSQVCDSQSNDRNAHLFIDEWIWMVMPKPVVELVMKTRQFFFKMYYELLKNCCDQELWRRESGPPGSTHAALADAISKIFEAEESFIGFSKPPAINYRPLATLPPMYLLTVNSHFSWIREVDENRSLCKNQEQFYTHMVERQFFMLYTEEDSESFYGKTSSCFIESVLGKFVRPIETPIRHIFVILYRKNPDVMISVSRAKTINGEFTLKEYFRNSIPVYEILDACISLKVNVPVFDGRLMSCLIDKRVGNLIMDLFAFRHHWIHKR
- the TBPH gene encoding TAR DNA-binding protein 43, which encodes MDFVQVSEEEGDEPIELPAEEDGTLLLSTLQAQFPGSCGLKYRNMDTKAVRGVRSNEGRLFPPSVDSGWGEYLYFCVFPKENKRKSDDNLENSTAKTKRIETRLRCTDLIVLGLPWKTTEESLREYFESYGEVLMAQIKKDGKSGQSKGFGFVRFGSYDAQMRVLSNRHLIDGRWCEVKVPNSKGMGHQVPCKVFVGRCTEDINSDDLREYFSKFGEVTDVFIPRPFRAFSFVTFLDPDVAQSLCGEDHIIKGVSVHVSNAAPKAEQNRNQQGQSYNYNSANGFGMPAYHPQGGSHMNPGRNGHHRGNNQHSAHGGGDNSIVANSHGSHVGSAGYGMGGNNYGGNSGGGYHNNGSNHSSGGNVNRQDGSTTYNRQANFHGMNQPHNGNVGGNGGWMNRGHLDMPNLQALGINSQGSSSSNQGQNMNNPSMLNLNSLPINPALVAAALNQWSLVGNQLQNQNQDQQGGNFLSWMAQNGGHNANNNNSNFGGRKGSNNPNNPGAGGINKADNSGCNDPQQNGNSGWSNQSSGSQNSVEKSNFL